In Cupriavidus sp. EM10, the genomic window GGCGGGCGAAACCGTGCTGCGCGCCATCGTCAGCCAGCGCATGCAGCCGGGCGTGGTCTACACGACCTTCCACTTCCCCGAGTCGGGCGCCAACGTCATTACCACCGACAACTCGGACTGGGCCACCAACTGCCCCGAGTACAAGGTGACGGCGGTGCAGGTGATGCCGGTGGCGCAGCCGTCCACCTGGCAGCGCAACTACCAGGCGTTCAACGAAGAGCAGCTGGGTCACCTGCGCGCCGCCGGCGAGACGGCGCAGGCGGGCTGACCCGGGACCGGCGAGCGGAATCGACGATGAAACGCGACGTGCCATCCCCGGACAGCGCGGCCGGTACCGACGAGGTACCGGCGCAGCGCACGTTCCCGGTCAGCCGCTGGCGCCACGGCGTGCTGACGACCGAAGTCGACCATCTGGCCGAGGAAGTGCCCGTGGCGCTGGAGTTCAACGGCATCTCGCACGCGGTGATGCTGGCGACCCCGGCCGACCTGGAGGACTTCGCGCTCGGCTTCAGCCTCAGCGAAGGCATCGTGGCGGCGGCCAGCGACATCTACGGCGTGGACGTGGAAGCCAGCGGGCAGGGCATCACGGTCAAGGTGGAGATCGCCACCTGCGCGTTCGTCGCGCTGAAGGGCAGGCGCCGGGCCATGGCCGGACGCACCGGGTGTGGGCTGTGCGGCACCGAGTCGCTGGACGAGGTCATGCGCATGCCGGAACCGGTGCAAAGCCAGGCGGAGTTCGACCCGGGCGTGTTCGAGCACGCGTTCGCGGTGCTGCACAAGCGCCAGGCGCTGCTGCGCGACACGGGCGCCACCCA contains:
- the fdhD gene encoding formate dehydrogenase accessory sulfurtransferase FdhD; the encoded protein is MKRDVPSPDSAAGTDEVPAQRTFPVSRWRHGVLTTEVDHLAEEVPVALEFNGISHAVMLATPADLEDFALGFSLSEGIVAAASDIYGVDVEASGQGITVKVEIATCAFVALKGRRRAMAGRTGCGLCGTESLDEVMRMPEPVQSQAEFDPGVFEHAFAVLHKRQALLRDTGATHAAAWMRADGEIALVREDVGRHNALDKLAGALARGGQEDIARGAVIVTSRASYEMVQKTAAIGAGVLAAVSGPTAMAVRLAQTAGITLAGFVRGGTMVVYSHPQRLHIG